The sequence below is a genomic window from Mycobacterium sp. ITM-2016-00316.
GCCGTCGTTCATGGTGTGGGAAATCCTGTCAACACGAGCCATCCGCCATTTCCATCGCCTTTGAGCACAACCCTAGCTCCGGTCCCTGCCACCGCTTGCGCGCTTCCTCGTTCTAGCACTGCTCCACCATTGAAAGGCGCATCGAGTTCGAGGTAACGGACGGCTCCGTTTGCCAGCCACTCG
It includes:
- a CDS encoding RNase A-like domain-containing protein; its protein translation is MERHVGQTLEDLSARLETTRLPAASSFDTIDEAAAAVSTTLQRNSQVIDEWLANGAVRYLELDAPFNGGAVLERGSAQAVAGTGARVVLKGDGNGGWLVLTGFPTP